TCGAACCGCGCCTGCGCGACGAGGTCAGACAGCGCCTGCAATCGCACCGGCTCGCCCATCGCATGGAACTGATCGAAGGCGAGTCGTGCGCGGCCGATACGCTCGCATCGGTGCGCGCGCAGATTCGCGACGGCGCGCGCGTGATGGCGATCCTCGATCTCACGCATACCCACGCGCACGTGCTGCGCGAGCTCGAATGCTATGCCGCACTCGTGACGCCCGGCAGCTACGCGATCGTGATGGATACCATCATGGAGTATCTGCCGGCATCGATGTTCGACGGCAAGCCGTACGGCAAAGGCAACAACCCGGCCACGGCCGTGCGTGAATTTCTCGCCCGCGACGACCGGTTCGAAGTCGACCAGGACATCGAAGACCGCGTGCTCATGACGCTGTCGCCAGGCGGCTTCCTGAAGCGAGTTCGCTGATCAGGCGAGCGGCCTGCGCCGAGCCGTCGCGCGCGTAGCTCGCGCGGATCCGCGCCGCATGCTCGCGCAACGAACCCGGACACAACAGGCGTTCGAGCGCCTCGGCAATGTCCGCCACGCCGGCCTGCTGCAGATCCAGCCGGCAACCCGCGCCGGCCCGCTCGACGAAGTGCGCCGAATGGAACTGGTCGTTGCAGAACGGCGACAGCAGCATCGGCACGCCACAGGCGAGCGACTCCATCACCGAATTCGCGCCGCCGTGGCTGACGAACGCGTGGGTGCGCCGCAGCAGCGCCAGTTGCGGCGCATAACGCACCGCGACGACGCGCGCGTCGTCGGCCGGCAGCAGATCCGAATCGATCAGTTCGCCCACCGACAGCACCAGTTGCGCCGACGTCGTGCGCGTCGCATCGATGACCTTGGCGAACACATCCGGGTGGTAGTAAAGCTGGCTGCCGAGCGACATGTAGACGAGCGGGCGATCCGCGTCGAGGCGTTCCCACGGGAACGGCGTCTCGTCGCCGCGCGGGCCGGACGGCAGCGCGGGGCCGACCAGCTCGACACCCGGCGGCGGCGCGCCGACCAGCGCGTCGGTCGTGAACGCGAGCGTCAGATGCGGCGACAGGATGTCGCAACCGCGAAAGCGCGCGTCGAGCCCGTAGCGCGCAAACAGGC
The nucleotide sequence above comes from Burkholderia pyrrocinia. Encoded proteins:
- a CDS encoding cephalosporin hydroxylase family protein, which translates into the protein MSERPSARMRDINIEWLTRAAEFDHLFQTRWLGERFFHLPGDMLALQELIWRERPDCIVQTGIAAGGGVVFSASMLELTGDRGRVVAIEPRLRDEVRQRLQSHRLAHRMELIEGESCAADTLASVRAQIRDGARVMAILDLTHTHAHVLRELECYAALVTPGSYAIVMDTIMEYLPASMFDGKPYGKGNNPATAVREFLARDDRFEVDQDIEDRVLMTLSPGGFLKRVR
- a CDS encoding glycosyltransferase; protein product: MKRILFCVVPEKGHVNPCIGPAQHLRAAGCDVAFYAPADISEQLDGAGDFAFVGPRETPERHDLSRGASFAANIRDADWLRHWIRTLLIDLAPAQVDGIRAVLREWQPDVVVIDPLLYAAAIAAELEGLPWVAMSNSLNPVLPDDLDSELLRTVRWLAPERTRLFARYGLDARFRGCDILSPHLTLAFTTDALVGAPPPGVELVGPALPSGPRGDETPFPWERLDADRPLVYMSLGSQLYYHPDVFAKVIDATRTTSAQLVLSVGELIDSDLLPADDARVVAVRYAPQLALLRRTHAFVSHGGANSVMESLACGVPMLLSPFCNDQFHSAHFVERAGAGCRLDLQQAGVADIAEALERLLCPGSLREHAARIRASYARDGSAQAARLISELASGSRLATAS